A segment of the Bacillus sp. es.034 genome:
GATCCGTTGCCCCCTTCTGCCGATCGATTCATGTTCAAGCTCCTTCACCCATTCTGTTACATGCCTTTCAATCTCCCAGACCTTCGTTTCATAATGACATCGATAGTCTTTAAGGATGAGATGAAGGGCTGCAAGGTATGCTCCTGCATTTGTCAGGGAGACGATAGAAAATCCCTTCATGGGCTTTCCTTCAAGGGCCTCATAAAGAGAATACACGTGTTCTCCTTCTTTTACATACGGAAGTTGTGAGGAAGTTATTATAGGAGATTCAACGTTCAGGTGATGGCTCATTAAATAAGAGGTTAGATAGAGTTCCTCCATTCGATTTTCAATGGAAGAATACTCTCTTCTTTTCAAATAGAAGGTCTTTCCTTCTGCCTTTACTTCCGTAACATCCGGATGAAGAAGAAGCGGTTTCATGGAAGTGGGATCCATTCCCCAATGACGCACAATATCATGAAGAGGTTCAATCATTTCTATTTCCTTTCAATACGTAGTAATATACATGTAGTATGACTTTGAAAGAATATCTACATACCATATGAAGAGAGGTTTCACCTATGCAAAGAATACAAATGACAGAAGACTTATCATTCTCGAGGATCATTCATGGATTATGGAGACTATCAGACTGGCAGCAGTCCAAGGGAGATACGTTATCATTGATTCAACACAATATTGAAAATGGAATCACAACGTTTGACCATGCCGATATATATGGTTCTTATACGTGCGAAACCTTATTCGGTGAGGCGCTTGCCCTCCAACCATCCTTGCGGGAGAAGATGGAGATCGTTACAAAATGCGGCATTGTCCTGCCTTCTGACAATCGCCCGGACCATAAGACGCATCACTACAACACAAGTAAAAAACATATTCTCTCCTCCGTTGAACATTCTCTCCGACAATTAAAGACGGATTACATTGATCTATTGTTGATTCACAGACCGGATCCTTTCATGAACGGCGAAGAGGTAGCTGCAGCCTTCACTCAATTAAAAGAAGAAGGGAAAGTCCGTCATTTTGGAGTATCCAACTTTAAAGAACATCAGTGGAATATGCTTCAATCTTATTTACCGTTTCCATTGATTACTAACCAGATTGAGCTATCCGCCTATCACCTGGAGAACTTTGAAGACGGCACGTTAAACCTCTGTCAGGAAAAGCGTGTGGCTCCCATGGCCTGGTCACCACTGGCAGGAGGGGCGATCTTCAAAGGGGAAGATGAGAAAGCGGTCCGCCTTCAACATACATTGAAGAAAGTTCAGGAGGAAACAGAAGCGAAGGGGATCGACCAGGTTCTGTATGCGTGGCTGCTTAACCATCCGGCCAACATCATGCCGATCGTCGGTTCAGGTAAAAAAGAACGGATTCAGCATGCAATCGACTCTCTTTCCATCCAATTGAACCATGATCAATGGTTTGAAATCCTGCAGACGTCCATGGGACATGATGTTCCTTAAAGCGCACATGAAAAAAGACGATCCTTTCTTTAAAGGGTCGTCTTTTTATTGAGCTATATCTCCACCAACATAATATTCGAGGTACACATCCTGCAATTCATCCATTGAAAGTTCATAGAGCTGCTTACCGAACGATTTATAGACGCCGATCCTCAATAATTGTTGTATATAAAAGTCTTTTTTTAATTCGGGTGTTTTGTTATGTTCTGATTTCGTTTCTTGATGTAGCATGTTCATCCCTCCAGTTGAGGATATACCCCAATCATGGAGAGACATAAACATTCGTTTTGCATTTTTCTTGAATCAACTTTTTAAAAACCCCGTCTCTGCACTCACAAAAGGGGTACTGCATCATATTACCAACTGATCATGTACAACTATGATGATGTCCCTCAAGAACGTTTTCCCCTTCCACTTGGATGGTAGAGTGATGAATGCCAAACTCATCTTCCAGAAAAGCTGACAGCTGTACTAAAATCCCATCCCGATTCACTTCATCCCCTACGACGACATGGCAGCTTAACGCTTTAAAATCCGAAGTGATGGACCATACATGAAGATCATGGACTTCCCTTACCCCCGGTATTTGGGACAGGCTCTTGGACACCTTTTCCATATCAACATCACCAGGAGAACCTTCCATTAAGATATGAATGGAATCCTTTGTCACCCTCCATCCGGAGATGACAATAAGAATCGCTACGATGACAGAAGCAATCGGGTCTGCCAGATTCCAATCAAAGAAGTAAATGAGAAGACCCGCTATGATGGCCCCGACTGATCCGAGCATATCCCCCAGTACATGAAGGAACGCACTGCGGACATTCAAGTTATGTTCGTTGTCCCCTTTCATCAGGATCCAGGCGACAATGATGTTCACGATCAAACCGATTACCGCGATGATCATCATGCCGGGTGATACAGTGGGAGTGTCGATGAAGCGCCGGTAAGCTTCCCAGAAAATATAAAGGGAAACAAGGATCAGGGTGATCCCGTTCAGAAAGGCAGCTACGATTTCAAAACGTTTGTACCCGTAGGTCTTACCCATATCCGACGCCTTCTCCCCTATATAGAAAGCGGCCAGACTTAAGCCAAGTGCCGCTGCATCACTGAGCATATGCCCTGCATCTGAAAGAAGGGCGAGACTATTTGTCACCACTCCCCCCACCACTTCAACAATCATAAAAGTAAAAATGAAAAGAAAGCTGATTAATAATGCTTTTTTATTTTGGTTGTGGCCATGACTGTGATCGTGACCCATGTGTTATCCCTCACTTTCGATTTATTCTTCTATGTACATGAATACTATTTACTATTATACGTACCGTCGCTCACGTTAAGCAAAGATCTGGTACACACGCCATGACCAGGAAGGCTCCTGATGCCGGTCTTTGAACATATAAAAACCCCGGAAACTCAATCCAGGGCTAGCTTGAAGGATTAATTTTGTTGTAGCTTTTTACGATCCCGCTTCATGAAGAGGTCAAGTGTTACCCAGAACACGACGGATGTAATGGCGAAGATGGCGATGGCGAAGTAGATGTCTTCTGTTTTCCAGTCTAATCGGGGAATAAGCAGACCCAATACACCTGATAATATATAGTAGCCTCCAATTAATTGCAGGTATAGCCGTCCTGTTTGGGATTGAAGGTTTTCAAGATACCCTTTTCCTGCTTTGCCGAAGAAAATGGCTACTCCTCTTAAAATGATATAAACCGAAAAGGCAATGATAAGGGATACAACAAACTCTTGATTAAAAACGTCTGCCATGATCGTCCTCCTTTCCAACTATCCACTGTGTCGAATCCTAAATGATTGTATTGTTCATAAATATTCACTATGATGAAAACATGAATCTTTCCGGTTAATCGTTATAGTTCAGAATAACCCAATCCGCGTTGCATTTCAATGACAATGGATAGGAATGTAATACGTTAAAAGGATATACTCAATGCAAGTGGATTTCAAGTGGCATTCGGCCCTCAAATCTTACGTTATCATGA
Coding sequences within it:
- a CDS encoding phosphotransferase, whose protein sequence is MIEPLHDIVRHWGMDPTSMKPLLLHPDVTEVKAEGKTFYLKRREYSSIENRMEELYLTSYLMSHHLNVESPIITSSQLPYVKEGEHVYSLYEALEGKPMKGFSIVSLTNAGAYLAALHLILKDYRCHYETKVWEIERHVTEWVKELEHESIGRRGQRILSKMKGWGPPYECLPHQFLHSDYNPGNILMQGGEVCGIIDFERIRTAPRITDIGYFLAGMLKAVPEEKKDDSMKWILAFMKGYEGRDPLNAGEKRILPSIVILFLLQFAFFTYHQGYSEAGASCMDFIEELFASAQFYGVFQYEKEKLE
- a CDS encoding aldo/keto reductase family oxidoreductase, whose translation is MQRIQMTEDLSFSRIIHGLWRLSDWQQSKGDTLSLIQHNIENGITTFDHADIYGSYTCETLFGEALALQPSLREKMEIVTKCGIVLPSDNRPDHKTHHYNTSKKHILSSVEHSLRQLKTDYIDLLLIHRPDPFMNGEEVAAAFTQLKEEGKVRHFGVSNFKEHQWNMLQSYLPFPLITNQIELSAYHLENFEDGTLNLCQEKRVAPMAWSPLAGGAIFKGEDEKAVRLQHTLKKVQEETEAKGIDQVLYAWLLNHPANIMPIVGSGKKERIQHAIDSLSIQLNHDQWFEILQTSMGHDVP
- a CDS encoding Fur-regulated basic protein FbpA — encoded protein: MLHQETKSEHNKTPELKKDFYIQQLLRIGVYKSFGKQLYELSMDELQDVYLEYYVGGDIAQ
- a CDS encoding cation diffusion facilitator family transporter, with the protein product MGHDHSHGHNQNKKALLISFLFIFTFMIVEVVGGVVTNSLALLSDAGHMLSDAAALGLSLAAFYIGEKASDMGKTYGYKRFEIVAAFLNGITLILVSLYIFWEAYRRFIDTPTVSPGMMIIAVIGLIVNIIVAWILMKGDNEHNLNVRSAFLHVLGDMLGSVGAIIAGLLIYFFDWNLADPIASVIVAILIVISGWRVTKDSIHILMEGSPGDVDMEKVSKSLSQIPGVREVHDLHVWSITSDFKALSCHVVVGDEVNRDGILVQLSAFLEDEFGIHHSTIQVEGENVLEGHHHSCT